In Sphingomonas sp. LR60, the following are encoded in one genomic region:
- the katG gene encoding catalase/peroxidase HPI: MDAITEGSSINDPKKQPAAMRKLLGHTARDWWPESLSIDILHQQGKSGNPFGDDFDYAAEFLKLDLKAVKADLTALMTDSQPWWPADYGHYGPFFIRMAWHSAGTYRTGDGRGGSSAGQQRFAPLNSWPDNGNLDKARRLLWPIKQKYGRALSWADLFILAGNVAIESMGGPTFGFGGGRKDVFEPEKDVYWGTEEEWLGQTRIDEEAGLALESPLAAIQHGLIYVNPEGPGGCPNPMGSARDMRETFARMGMNDEETAALTAGGHTFGKAHGAGDPKLVGREPEGADIASQGLGWASTHESGMGDHTITSGIEGAWTPTPTTWDMTYFDMLLDHEYELTKSPAGAHQFQPVGNPEDTLAPAAHTPGKKVPTMMTSADMALKVDPKYRAVMEKFRADPAYFADAWARAWFKLTHRDMGPKLRYLGSEVPQEDLIWQDPIPAVDHPLIDAADVASLKATLLDRLSVQDLVKTAWASASTYRGSDKRGGANGARIRFAPQRDWEVNDPQNLARVLGVIEQVKADFDGAATGGKQVSIADLIVLGGTAAVEKAAKDAGHDVTVPFTPGRADALEEQTDAESFDVLEPKADGFRNYLQVKFNVPTEELLVDRAQLLGLTAPEMAVLVGGLRVLGANAQGSEHGVFTKRVGQLTNDFFVNLLDMNTAWKQVSDESDEEFVGTDRTTHEQKWTASRTDLVFGSNSQLRALSEIYACDDAKDKFVADFVKAWTKVMDADRFDLVTH, from the coding sequence ATGGACGCCATCACCGAAGGTAGCTCGATCAACGATCCCAAGAAGCAGCCTGCCGCAATGCGCAAGCTGCTCGGGCATACGGCGAGGGATTGGTGGCCGGAATCGCTCTCGATCGACATCCTTCACCAGCAGGGCAAGAGCGGCAATCCGTTCGGCGACGACTTCGACTATGCTGCAGAATTCCTGAAGCTCGACCTGAAGGCGGTGAAGGCCGACCTGACCGCGCTGATGACCGACAGCCAGCCTTGGTGGCCGGCCGATTACGGGCATTACGGTCCGTTCTTCATCCGCATGGCGTGGCACTCGGCGGGCACCTACCGCACCGGCGACGGCCGCGGCGGCTCGTCGGCGGGGCAGCAGCGCTTCGCCCCGCTTAATTCGTGGCCGGACAACGGCAATCTCGACAAGGCGCGTCGCTTGCTCTGGCCGATCAAGCAGAAGTACGGCCGCGCGCTGAGCTGGGCCGATCTGTTCATCCTCGCCGGCAACGTCGCGATCGAGTCGATGGGCGGCCCGACCTTCGGCTTCGGTGGCGGACGTAAGGACGTGTTCGAGCCCGAGAAGGACGTCTATTGGGGCACCGAGGAGGAATGGCTCGGCCAGACCCGTATCGACGAAGAAGCCGGCCTGGCGCTCGAAAGCCCGCTCGCCGCGATCCAGCACGGCCTGATCTACGTGAACCCGGAAGGCCCGGGCGGCTGCCCGAACCCGATGGGCTCGGCGCGCGACATGCGCGAGACGTTCGCGCGCATGGGCATGAACGACGAGGAAACCGCCGCGCTCACCGCCGGTGGTCACACCTTCGGCAAGGCGCACGGCGCGGGTGACCCCAAGCTGGTCGGCCGGGAGCCGGAGGGTGCGGACATCGCGTCGCAGGGGCTCGGCTGGGCGTCGACCCATGAAAGCGGCATGGGCGATCACACGATCACCTCGGGGATCGAGGGTGCGTGGACGCCGACGCCGACGACTTGGGACATGACCTACTTCGACATGCTGCTCGATCATGAGTACGAGCTGACGAAGAGCCCGGCCGGCGCGCACCAGTTCCAGCCGGTCGGCAATCCCGAGGACACGCTCGCCCCCGCCGCGCACACGCCGGGCAAGAAGGTGCCGACGATGATGACCTCTGCCGACATGGCGCTGAAGGTCGATCCGAAGTACCGCGCGGTCATGGAGAAATTCCGCGCCGACCCCGCTTATTTCGCGGACGCGTGGGCGCGCGCGTGGTTCAAGCTGACCCACCGCGACATGGGGCCGAAGCTCCGTTACCTCGGCAGCGAGGTGCCGCAGGAAGACCTGATCTGGCAGGACCCGATCCCGGCCGTCGATCACCCGCTGATCGACGCTGCCGACGTCGCGTCGCTCAAGGCCACGCTGCTCGATCGGTTATCGGTGCAGGATCTGGTCAAGACGGCCTGGGCCTCGGCCTCGACCTATCGCGGATCGGACAAGCGCGGCGGTGCGAACGGCGCGCGCATCCGCTTCGCGCCGCAGCGCGACTGGGAGGTCAACGATCCCCAGAACCTCGCGCGCGTGCTCGGCGTGATCGAACAGGTGAAGGCCGACTTCGACGGCGCGGCGACCGGCGGCAAGCAGGTGTCGATCGCCGACCTGATCGTGCTCGGCGGCACCGCCGCGGTCGAGAAGGCGGCGAAGGACGCCGGGCATGACGTGACCGTGCCGTTCACGCCGGGCCGTGCCGATGCGCTCGAGGAGCAGACCGACGCCGAGAGCTTCGACGTGCTCGAGCCCAAGGCGGACGGCTTCCGCAACTATCTCCAGGTCAAGTTCAACGTGCCCACCGAGGAGCTGCTGGTCGATCGTGCGCAGTTGCTCGGCCTCACCGCGCCGGAAATGGCGGTGCTGGTCGGCGGGCTGCGCGTGCTCGGTGCGAACGCGCAGGGCAGCGAGCACGGCGTGTTCACCAAGCGCGTCGGTCAGTTGACCAACGACTTCTTCGTGAACCTGCTCGACATGAACACCGCATGGAAGCAGGTCAGCGACGAAAGCGACGAGGAATTCGTCGGCACCGATCGCACCACGCACGAGCAGAAGTGGACCGCGTCGCGCACCGATCTGGTGTTCGGCTCCAACTCGCAACTGCGCGCACTGTCAGAGATCTATGCCTGCGACGATGCGAAGGACAAGTTCGTCGCCGACTTCGTCAAGGCGTGGACCAAGGTGATGGATGCGGACCGTTTTGATCTGGTCACGCACTGA
- a CDS encoding glycosyltransferase family 4 protein, producing MKVLIVNTLYPPHRIGGAEKSVALLAEALVRAGDEVTVATLDDIAAPIIEMRNGVTVHRLPIDNIYWPYDPDAPARPKLKRLHWHARNRWNRAAAHRLGTLLDAVRPDVVHCNVITGFGPAIWRAIKRRKLPLVQTLRDYGAMCTRSALFRNGATCTTRCRECRLLTAPAKLLSATVDQLVSNSDYVIRRHHAEGYFPDVPARRIFNIVPLDEQPRDPRPPDAPFVFGFIGRIEAEKGIDVVLEAATRVWRDGWRLRIAGVGAPDYVAALKARYPDPRIEWLGFLPAGDFYRAIDTVLIASVWPEPLPRTLIEALSYGLSAICAEAGGIPEIADLAAHAITYQPTDIDALATAMETALADAARWRAGGLSDPNALGRFGEDRIVTEYRAAYADAIAAARP from the coding sequence ATGAAGGTCCTGATCGTCAACACCCTCTACCCGCCGCACCGGATCGGCGGCGCGGAAAAGTCGGTGGCGCTGCTCGCCGAGGCGCTGGTCCGCGCCGGCGACGAGGTGACGGTCGCAACGCTCGACGACATCGCCGCTCCGATCATCGAGATGCGGAACGGCGTCACCGTCCATCGCCTGCCGATCGACAACATCTACTGGCCCTACGACCCGGACGCACCCGCGCGGCCGAAGCTGAAGCGCCTGCACTGGCACGCCCGCAACCGCTGGAACCGCGCCGCCGCGCACCGTCTCGGCACGCTGCTCGACGCGGTCCGCCCCGACGTCGTCCATTGCAACGTCATCACCGGCTTCGGCCCCGCGATCTGGCGCGCGATCAAGCGGCGGAAGCTGCCGCTCGTCCAGACGCTGCGCGATTACGGCGCGATGTGCACGCGCTCGGCCTTGTTCAGGAACGGCGCGACCTGCACGACGCGCTGCCGCGAATGCCGCCTGCTCACCGCGCCCGCCAAACTGTTGTCCGCCACGGTCGATCAGCTGGTGTCGAACAGCGATTACGTCATCCGCCGACATCACGCCGAAGGCTATTTCCCCGACGTTCCCGCGCGGCGCATCTTCAACATCGTCCCGCTCGACGAGCAGCCGCGCGACCCGAGACCGCCGGACGCGCCGTTCGTGTTCGGCTTCATCGGCCGCATCGAGGCCGAGAAAGGCATCGATGTGGTGCTGGAAGCGGCCACCCGCGTCTGGCGCGACGGCTGGCGGCTGCGCATCGCCGGGGTCGGCGCTCCCGATTATGTCGCCGCATTGAAGGCGCGCTATCCCGATCCCCGCATCGAATGGCTCGGCTTCTTGCCGGCCGGCGACTTCTACCGTGCGATCGACACCGTGCTGATCGCCTCGGTCTGGCCCGAGCCACTGCCGCGCACGCTGATCGAGGCGCTGTCCTACGGCCTGTCGGCGATCTGTGCCGAGGCGGGCGGCATCCCCGAGATTGCCGACCTCGCCGCCCATGCGATCACCTACCAGCCGACCGATATCGACGCCCTCGCCACGGCGATGGAAACCGCGCTCGCCGACGCCGCAAGATGGCGCGCGGGCGGGCTCAGCGACCCGAACGCGCTCGGCCGTTTCGGGGAGGACCGGATCGTCACCGAATATCGCGCCGCTTACGCCGACGCGATCGCCGCGGCCCGCCCCTGA
- a CDS encoding glycosyltransferase family 4 protein has product MPPVFINGRFLTQPVSGVQRYAQEIVTALDALAGEGALPARYVLLAPPGARKLPLRHIETRTIGTRAGHYWDQVDYARAASAGVALCLAMTGPVALRRQVVVIHDAAVQRHPEHFSTPYVLAHRGLDRLLARRAMVATVSDFSRRELADVLPVAATDIVVAPNGAEHLSIAPDTGVVARLGLTKGGYFLTLGNLTRNKNLAVALRALARLGPGRAKLVAVGRIDPAVFGSAGLPDPGPDLLLPGRLDDAEVAALMQAAHALIFPSIYEGFGIPPLEAFANGCPVLASTARAVVEVCGDAADYFDWHDDATLARLMQRFLDDHDGALRRNRVAKGRRRVALFSWRGSAQILADACVTAAAR; this is encoded by the coding sequence ATGCCGCCGGTCTTCATCAACGGTCGCTTCCTCACCCAGCCGGTCAGCGGGGTGCAGCGGTACGCGCAGGAGATCGTCACCGCCCTCGACGCGCTGGCCGGCGAGGGTGCGCTCCCCGCCCGCTACGTTCTGCTCGCGCCACCCGGCGCACGCAAATTGCCGCTGCGGCATATCGAGACGCGCACGATCGGCACGCGCGCGGGTCACTATTGGGACCAGGTCGATTACGCCCGCGCCGCCAGCGCCGGCGTCGCGCTGTGCCTCGCGATGACCGGTCCGGTCGCGCTGCGCCGACAGGTCGTGGTGATCCACGACGCGGCGGTCCAGCGTCATCCCGAACATTTCAGCACGCCCTACGTCCTCGCGCATCGCGGGCTCGACCGGCTGCTGGCACGCCGCGCAATGGTGGCGACCGTCTCCGACTTCTCGCGCCGCGAACTCGCCGACGTGCTGCCGGTCGCCGCGACCGATATCGTCGTCGCCCCCAATGGCGCCGAGCATCTTTCGATCGCCCCCGACACCGGCGTGGTCGCACGGCTCGGGCTGACCAAGGGCGGCTATTTCCTCACGCTCGGCAATCTCACCCGCAACAAGAACCTCGCGGTCGCGCTCCGGGCGCTTGCGCGGCTAGGGCCCGGCCGTGCGAAGCTGGTCGCGGTCGGGCGGATCGACCCAGCGGTGTTCGGCTCGGCGGGGCTGCCCGACCCGGGACCGGACCTTCTACTCCCCGGCCGGCTCGACGACGCCGAGGTCGCCGCGCTGATGCAAGCCGCGCACGCACTGATCTTCCCCAGCATCTACGAAGGCTTCGGCATCCCCCCGCTCGAGGCATTCGCCAACGGCTGCCCGGTCCTTGCCAGCACCGCTCGGGCCGTCGTGGAAGTCTGCGGCGACGCCGCCGATTATTTCGACTGGCACGACGACGCCACGCTCGCGCGACTGATGCAGCGGTTTCTCGACGACCACGACGGCGCGCTCCGCCGCAACCGGGTCGCCAAGGGCAGGCGCCGCGTCGCCCTCTTTTCATGGCGCGGGTCGGCGCAGATCCTCGCCGATGCCTGTGTGACGGCGGCGGCGCGATGA
- a CDS encoding glycosyltransferase family 4 protein, with product MLDSPFVRLADYEDSLSIHSDLRICLVIEAVGGGAGRHVLDLAKTLHMRGHDVHLIYSPRRAEPRHLAEIAALPITSEPLAMRRAPGLHDVAAARALAATLRRAGPFDIVHGHSSKAGALVRLADVGPAKRVYTPHAFRGLDRSASLPARLAFNGAEIVLGAARTDALIAVSSGELAFARKLRIATGRCHLIRNGVIDIPAVARAQARAALGLPDDAPVIGFVGRLSYQKAPERFVAAMRRAMPQVPDLRAVLVGDGEHADAVARDLAASGFADRFIWRRTAKAQELMPAFDAVMMTSRYEGLSYVLLESLAAYVPIVTTDVAGARDVIGGSRCGLIVPNDATVIDRLAEAAILIGTDRKARAAMAAATAGRSREMNGMRMIYQTEMLYRRLRDAR from the coding sequence GTGCTTGATTCGCCTTTTGTTAGGCTTGCCGATTACGAAGACTCACTATCAATCCATTCTGACTTAAGGATTTGCCTCGTTATCGAGGCAGTAGGCGGTGGCGCGGGGCGGCATGTGCTTGATTTGGCAAAAACACTGCACATGCGCGGGCACGACGTTCACCTGATTTACTCGCCCCGTCGCGCCGAACCGCGGCATCTTGCCGAGATCGCGGCGCTGCCGATCACCAGCGAGCCACTGGCGATGCGTCGCGCACCCGGACTGCACGATGTGGCCGCCGCCCGCGCGCTCGCGGCCACGCTGCGTCGCGCGGGTCCGTTCGACATCGTCCACGGCCACAGTTCGAAGGCCGGCGCGCTGGTCCGCCTCGCCGATGTCGGCCCGGCGAAGCGCGTCTACACGCCACATGCCTTCCGCGGTCTCGACCGCAGCGCGTCGCTCCCCGCACGGCTGGCGTTCAACGGCGCGGAAATCGTGCTGGGTGCGGCGCGCACCGACGCGCTGATCGCGGTGTCGAGCGGGGAGCTGGCGTTCGCGCGCAAGCTTCGGATCGCCACGGGCCGCTGCCACCTGATCCGCAACGGCGTCATCGACATTCCCGCCGTGGCGCGCGCACAGGCCCGTGCGGCGCTCGGCCTGCCCGACGACGCGCCGGTGATCGGCTTCGTCGGCCGGCTCTCCTACCAAAAGGCGCCCGAACGCTTCGTCGCGGCGATGCGCCGCGCGATGCCGCAGGTGCCCGACTTGCGCGCGGTGCTCGTCGGCGACGGCGAACACGCAGACGCGGTCGCGCGCGACCTCGCCGCCTCCGGCTTCGCGGACCGCTTCATCTGGAGGCGTACCGCCAAGGCGCAGGAGCTGATGCCCGCCTTCGACGCGGTGATGATGACCAGCCGCTACGAGGGGCTGTCCTACGTGCTGCTCGAAAGCCTCGCCGCGTATGTGCCGATCGTCACGACCGACGTCGCGGGCGCGCGCGACGTGATCGGCGGCAGCCGCTGCGGCCTGATCGTGCCCAACGATGCCACGGTGATCGATCGCCTGGCCGAAGCCGCGATCCTGATCGGCACCGACCGCAAGGCGCGCGCCGCCATGGCCGCGGCCACCGCGGGGCGCAGCCGCGAAATGAACGGGATGCGGATGATCTACCAGACCGAGATGCTATACCGGCGATTGCGCGACGCGCGCTGA
- a CDS encoding right-handed parallel beta-helix repeat-containing protein, protein MKLSWYRGGAIRIGDPGDTPVSHDITLDHVTVRDSAGTGITVEFMDRGLAIVAATLGGTGGSAIAYDGVHVTAAGGDLLIENSDFTGMGDDAINIATPILDARLDPDRRSMTLSGVASRVSSGTRLALFDAGLRLLGTATVAARSPRDPAGRIRAIFAAPVPAGTVRYARNLDLLSARYAIVGNRITDCLCHGVLAQAPNGLVQDNLFTGLRFNAIRLLTSAAWKEGTGVYNVVVADNRIADTGQDTRPDRVWAAITVFGELDSAVPRAPPPLAAEPLNAGLLIRDNQIDGVGQGCIAISNATDVTLRHNRCTRFGQPPVMMQKLTGRADPPSAPALLSAASGLWIEASTTARVTADVDR, encoded by the coding sequence GTGAAGCTCAGCTGGTACCGCGGCGGCGCGATCCGCATCGGCGATCCCGGCGATACCCCGGTATCGCACGACATCACGCTCGATCATGTCACGGTGCGCGATTCCGCGGGAACCGGGATCACGGTCGAGTTCATGGACCGCGGGCTCGCGATCGTCGCAGCGACGCTCGGCGGCACGGGTGGCAGCGCGATCGCCTATGACGGCGTCCACGTCACCGCGGCCGGTGGCGACCTGCTCATCGAGAACAGCGATTTCACCGGCATGGGTGACGACGCGATCAACATCGCCACGCCGATCCTCGACGCCCGCCTCGATCCCGACCGGCGCAGCATGACGCTCTCGGGGGTCGCGTCTCGCGTTTCGTCGGGCACGCGGCTCGCCTTGTTCGACGCCGGGCTGCGCTTGCTCGGCACGGCGACGGTCGCAGCGCGGAGCCCACGCGATCCCGCCGGGCGGATACGCGCCATCTTCGCCGCGCCGGTGCCGGCGGGTACCGTCCGCTACGCGCGTAATCTGGACCTGCTATCCGCGCGCTATGCGATCGTGGGCAACCGCATCACCGACTGCCTCTGCCACGGAGTGCTGGCGCAGGCACCGAACGGGCTCGTTCAGGACAATCTTTTCACCGGCCTGCGCTTCAATGCGATCCGGCTGCTCACCAGCGCCGCCTGGAAGGAAGGCACCGGAGTCTACAACGTCGTCGTCGCCGACAATCGCATCGCCGACACCGGGCAGGACACGCGCCCGGACCGCGTCTGGGCGGCGATCACCGTATTCGGCGAGTTGGACAGTGCCGTGCCCCGTGCCCCGCCACCGCTCGCCGCAGAACCGCTCAACGCCGGACTGCTGATCCGCGACAACCAGATCGACGGTGTCGGGCAGGGCTGTATCGCCATATCCAACGCCACCGACGTCACGCTGCGCCACAATCGTTGCACGCGCTTCGGCCAGCCGCCGGTGATGATGCAAAAGCTGACGGGTCGCGCCGACCCGCCAAGCGCACCCGCCCTGCTGTCCGCAGCGAGCGGCCTGTGGATCGAAGCCTCCACCACCGCGCGGGTTACCGCTGACGTAGACCGCTAG
- a CDS encoding DUF6418 domain-containing protein, whose amino-acid sequence MALVGGKRLPSARRGHRSRGRFVPYGPRARAFGGMFAIHFVLGALVAFGAATAPSAAWAYLALALFGSLSFGLLRTAPATFLLFVPLIALRLTEFISGAAIEGGAYMVETEITGHATGAFARLLLIYLLFFLTATIVVEASWPRLKMLIRDAPHRWQPHGRVIWIGLLIVMSAATAYLMPLGVNNGFPLLDHLDRFAYLRTVDSPIYSAWMTNRPVLVPFIGVLCCVPRYRLHGASVLVWLLALSVLFGEKFTSLVMIVSIFSIPVGLAHIANDRAIPIRAIGAIAVAIVVVTLPAVLIAYGALTDLDAAVRKYGQRAALQGQLWYVADDRYLTNMRFDDRAIGADVASWMTPGAQKAEDAGTRFGLYYVMQRFTPSRLLGRAMDGGNGFVFSLYPYLLMTMGIVGLLAVSSLLAAFHALVMRMVAQSIAEGNWIASILFGRAMGSLYGGYTTGFLWNFFGIKNLATIAVALFLIWDGRRRGSRVRRMMQALGSRS is encoded by the coding sequence ATGGCGCTCGTAGGCGGAAAGCGGTTGCCGTCCGCGCGACGCGGGCACCGGTCGCGTGGACGCTTCGTTCCATATGGCCCGCGCGCCCGCGCGTTCGGCGGGATGTTCGCGATCCATTTCGTGCTCGGCGCGCTGGTCGCGTTCGGGGCGGCGACCGCGCCATCGGCGGCGTGGGCGTATCTGGCGCTGGCACTGTTCGGGTCGCTGTCCTTCGGGCTGTTGCGGACCGCGCCTGCGACGTTCCTGCTGTTCGTGCCGCTGATCGCGCTGCGGCTGACCGAGTTCATTTCCGGCGCGGCGATCGAGGGTGGGGCCTATATGGTCGAGACCGAGATCACCGGGCACGCGACAGGGGCGTTCGCCCGGTTGCTGCTGATCTACCTGCTGTTCTTCCTGACCGCGACGATCGTGGTCGAGGCGTCGTGGCCGCGGCTGAAGATGCTGATCCGCGACGCGCCGCATCGCTGGCAGCCGCACGGACGCGTCATCTGGATCGGGCTGCTGATCGTGATGAGTGCGGCGACCGCCTATCTGATGCCGCTGGGGGTCAACAACGGTTTCCCGCTGCTCGATCACCTCGATCGCTTCGCCTATCTGCGCACAGTCGATTCGCCGATCTATTCGGCGTGGATGACCAATCGCCCGGTGCTGGTGCCGTTCATCGGCGTGCTGTGCTGCGTGCCCCGTTACCGGCTGCACGGTGCGTCGGTGCTCGTCTGGCTGCTGGCGCTGTCGGTGCTGTTCGGCGAGAAGTTCACCTCGCTGGTGATGATCGTCAGCATCTTCTCGATCCCCGTTGGGCTGGCGCATATCGCCAACGACCGGGCGATCCCGATCCGGGCGATCGGCGCCATCGCGGTGGCGATCGTCGTCGTCACGCTGCCGGCGGTGCTGATCGCTTATGGCGCGCTGACCGATCTCGACGCGGCGGTGCGGAAATACGGGCAGCGCGCCGCGCTGCAGGGGCAGCTCTGGTATGTCGCGGACGACCGGTATCTGACCAATATGCGGTTCGACGATCGCGCGATCGGGGCGGATGTCGCATCGTGGATGACGCCCGGCGCGCAGAAGGCCGAAGACGCCGGAACGCGGTTCGGCCTCTATTACGTCATGCAGCGCTTCACGCCGTCGCGGCTGCTCGGCCGGGCGATGGACGGTGGCAACGGCTTCGTCTTCTCGCTCTATCCCTATCTGTTGATGACGATGGGGATCGTCGGATTGCTGGCCGTTTCGTCGCTGCTCGCGGCGTTTCACGCGTTGGTGATGCGGATGGTCGCGCAGTCGATCGCGGAGGGCAATTGGATCGCGTCGATCCTGTTCGGGCGCGCGATGGGGTCGCTATATGGCGGCTATACGACCGGGTTCCTGTGGAATTTCTTCGGCATCAAGAATCTGGCGACGATCGCGGTCGCGTTGTTCCTGATCTGGGACGGGCGGCGGCGTGGCAGTCGGGTGCGCCGGATGATGCAGGCGCTGGGGTCACGGAGTTGA
- a CDS encoding NAD(P)-dependent oxidoreductase: protein MRLFVFGLGYAARAVAAAAGAPLLATTRDGRDGTIRFDDEAAVRAGLAASTHVLSSVPPDEAGDPVLDRYEEALAGRWLGYLSSTGVYGDVGGAWVDENAAADCGRRPLRNRADAAWMALGARVFRLPGIYGPGRSPLTRVASGAAHRTGVAGQVFSRVHVADLARGVVAGFDAPAGAYNLADDLPAAQDDVVAYAARLLGIAPPPIVPLEQLSLAARGFHAENRRVANGKAKRVLNWQPQFPDYRAGLRALSATTSPTAASPAPAAASSVQR from the coding sequence GTGCGGTTGTTCGTCTTCGGATTAGGCTATGCGGCGCGTGCGGTGGCGGCGGCGGCGGGTGCGCCGTTGCTGGCGACGACGCGCGACGGGCGCGACGGAACGATCCGCTTCGACGACGAGGCCGCGGTGCGGGCGGGGCTGGCGGCGAGCACGCATGTGCTGTCGTCGGTGCCGCCCGACGAGGCAGGCGATCCGGTGCTAGACCGCTATGAGGAGGCGCTGGCCGGGCGGTGGCTGGGTTATCTCTCGTCGACCGGGGTCTATGGCGACGTCGGCGGGGCGTGGGTGGATGAAAATGCCGCCGCCGATTGCGGACGACGGCCGTTACGCAATCGTGCGGATGCGGCGTGGATGGCGCTGGGCGCGCGGGTCTTCCGGCTGCCGGGCATCTATGGGCCGGGCCGCTCGCCGTTGACGCGGGTGGCGAGCGGCGCGGCGCATCGGACCGGCGTCGCGGGGCAGGTGTTCAGCCGCGTGCATGTCGCGGATCTGGCACGCGGTGTCGTCGCCGGGTTCGATGCGCCGGCGGGGGCATACAACCTCGCCGACGACCTGCCGGCGGCGCAGGACGATGTAGTCGCCTATGCCGCGCGATTGCTGGGGATCGCGCCGCCGCCGATCGTGCCGCTGGAGCAGCTTTCGCTGGCTGCGCGCGGCTTCCATGCCGAGAATCGCCGCGTGGCGAATGGCAAGGCGAAGCGCGTGCTGAACTGGCAGCCGCAGTTTCCCGATTATCGCGCCGGCCTGCGCGCGCTGAGCGCCACCACCAGCCCGACCGCGGCGAGCCCTGCGCCGGCCGCCGCCAGCAGCGTCCAGCGATAA
- a CDS encoding DMT family transporter, with protein sequence MSPADPSNSTRATVLVPFALVVLIWGSTWIVIRDQLHGGAVAVPASWSVSYRFLVAGVTLAAVAAWQRAPGTRALFGQPGFWRFAGLLGVFQFVLNFNFVYRAEEHITSGLVAVIFALLLVPNALFARIFLGQRLGRQLLIGSAIAMSGVALLFIKEARGDPGGPTESLIGIAFTLCAILSASTANVMQATKTATRYPMIPTLATAMLTGATIDAGWAWITTGAPVFDLRPGYIAGVLYLGIIASALAFTLYFRIIRTIGPAKAAYNGVIVPVIAMLLSTVFEGYRWTLLAAAGAGLAAVGLVVALSARRPAR encoded by the coding sequence ATGAGCCCCGCCGATCCCTCCAACAGCACGCGCGCCACGGTGCTGGTGCCGTTCGCGCTGGTCGTGTTGATCTGGGGCTCGACCTGGATCGTGATCCGCGACCAGCTTCACGGCGGCGCGGTCGCGGTGCCCGCGAGCTGGTCGGTCAGCTATCGCTTCCTCGTCGCCGGCGTCACGCTGGCGGCGGTCGCGGCGTGGCAGCGTGCGCCCGGCACGCGCGCGCTGTTCGGTCAGCCGGGCTTCTGGCGCTTCGCCGGCCTGCTCGGCGTGTTCCAGTTCGTGCTCAACTTCAACTTCGTCTACCGCGCGGAGGAGCATATCACCTCCGGGCTGGTCGCAGTGATCTTCGCGCTGCTGCTCGTCCCCAACGCGCTGTTCGCGCGCATTTTCCTCGGTCAGCGGCTCGGGCGGCAATTGCTGATCGGCTCGGCAATCGCGATGAGCGGGGTGGCGCTGCTGTTCATCAAGGAAGCGCGCGGCGATCCCGGCGGCCCGACCGAGTCGCTGATCGGCATCGCCTTCACGCTGTGCGCGATCCTGTCGGCGTCGACCGCCAATGTCATGCAGGCGACGAAGACCGCGACGCGCTATCCGATGATCCCGACGCTCGCCACCGCGATGCTGACCGGTGCGACGATCGACGCAGGCTGGGCGTGGATCACCACCGGCGCACCGGTGTTCGACCTCCGCCCCGGCTATATCGCGGGCGTGCTATACCTCGGCATCATCGCCTCGGCGCTCGCCTTTACGTTATACTTCCGCATCATCCGTACGATCGGCCCCGCCAAGGCCGCTTATAACGGCGTGATCGTGCCGGTGATCGCGATGCTGCTGTCGACCGTCTTCGAGGGTTATCGCTGGACGCTGCTGGCGGCGGCCGGCGCAGGGCTCGCCGCGGTCGGGCTGGTGGTGGCGCTCAGCGCGCGCAGGCCGGCGCGATAA